Proteins from a genomic interval of Panthera tigris isolate Pti1 chromosome A2, P.tigris_Pti1_mat1.1, whole genome shotgun sequence:
- the LOC122236639 gene encoding LOW QUALITY PROTEIN: programmed cell death protein 2-like (The sequence of the model RefSeq protein was modified relative to this genomic sequence to represent the inferred CDS: inserted 1 base in 1 codon) encodes MPLRVPKQVLRNQLPRKNDFYSYQPPSEDPPPETGESVCLQLKSGVHLCRVGGSLSPQTCSSCHEARYRSKEHHTPDWRWGHKQACRQSEFEIVIRTEDEVTLEDVEKGREAEITGSMGEAPDEELDSMAKHEPKEDKXFQKFKTKIALEPEQILRYARGIAPIWISGENVPQEKDIPVCPCGAKRIFEFQVMPQRLNHLKANRLGRSVDWGVLAVSTCVESCRQGIGYTEELVWKQDITDTSEDKVIKPYKFS; translated from the exons ATGCCCCTGAGAG TTCCCAAGCAAGTTCTTAGAAATCAGCTACCCAGGAAAAATGACTTTTACTCATATCAGCCACCTTCTGAGGACCCTCCTCCAGAGACAGGAGAGTCTGTGTGCCTCCAGCTCAAGTCTGGGGTTCATCTCTGCAGGGTTGGTGGCAGTTTAAGCCCCCAAACATGCTCCAGCTGTCACGAGGCACGTTACCGAAGTAAGGAGCATCATACTCCAGACTGGAGATGGGGACATAAGCAGGCTTGTAGACAATCAGAATTTGAAATTGTAATAAGAACAGAAGATGAGGTTACACTTGAAGATgttgaaaagggaagggaagcagaaattaCAGGAAGCATGGGTGAAGCACCTGATGAAGAATTGGATTCCATGGCAAAACATGAACCCAAGGAAGATA AATTCCAGaagtttaaaactaaaatagCCCTAGAGCCAGAGCAGATTCTTAGATATGCCAGAGGGATTGCACCCATCTGGATCTCTGGTGAAAATGTCCCTCAAGAAAAGGATATTCCAGTTTGCCCCTGTGGGGCCAAGAGAATATTTGAATTCCAGGTCATGCCTCAGCGGCTCAACCACCTAAAGGCCAACAGACTCGGCAGGAGTGTTGATTGGGGTGTTCTGGCTGTCTCCACCTGTGTTGAAAGCTGTAGACAGGGGATTGGCTACACAGAGGAACTGGTTTGGAAGCAAGATATAACAGACACATCTGAAGACAAGGTCATAAAGCCTTACAAATTCTCATAA